Proteins encoded in a region of the Zea mays cultivar B73 chromosome 2, Zm-B73-REFERENCE-NAM-5.0, whole genome shotgun sequence genome:
- the LOC111590840 gene encoding uncharacterized protein has translation MDSLKSLLLSSSSDDSDDEIETLLLAQHVEHLVQGDTSTRRRRSSLPRRVIHRDHAAGENLIKHHYFGPNPVYPSHVFRRRFRMHRPLFLRILRVVQREDEYFTIRCDATGLAGLGPLQKVCAALRILAYGLPTDAVDEYIQIGQTTARDCLIRFCRAIISSFSERYLRIPNHDDIARILRVNADRGFPGMLGSIDCMHWEWRNCPTAWRGQFCGRNSRPTMILEAVAGYDLWIWHAFFGMPGTNNDLNVLHRSPVFDPLRNGTMPPVHFTINGTTYNFGYYLADGIYPNWPTFVKAIRHTYEEKKVHFTTKQESCRKDIERAFGVLQARWAVLRGPAYGWDRNHLAEMMTACIIMHNMIVEDEGDGVVNVDFIGPSGPPEPCNNTGEGRNEWLNNHIRSELPNDPDLDITCQATYLSLQHDLIEHLWARRGAMG, from the exons ATGGACTCATTGAAAAGCCTTCTGTTGTCCTCGTCATCCGACGATTCCGACGATGAGATTGAGACCTTGTTGCTTGCCCAACATGTTGAGCACCTTGTACAAGGAGACACGAGCACGCGCCGTAGGCGCTCCTCATTGCCTCGCCGAGTCATCCATAGGGACCACGCTGCTGGAGAAAATCTCATCAAACATCACTACTTCGGACCTAATCCTGTGTATCCATCACATGTTTTTCGTCGAAG GTTTCGGATGCATCGTCCTTTGTTTCTACGTATCCTTCGTGTCGTTCAGCGAGAAGACGAATACTTCACTATTCGTTGTGATGCAACAGGTTTAGCAGGGCTTGGTCCATTGCAAAAAGTTTGTGCTGCATTGCGTATTCTTGCGTACGGGTTACCCACCGATGCGGTAGATGAGTACATACAGATTGGACAAACTACCGCTAGGGACTGCCTTATCCGTTTTTGTCGCGCAATCATATCTTCGTTTAGCGAACGATACCTTCGTATCCCTAACCACGACGACATTGCTCGCATACTACGTGTAAACGCCGACAGGGGGTTTCCTGGTATGCTAGGCTCTATCGATTGTATGCATTGGGAATGGCGCAACTGTCCTACTGCATGGCGTGGACAGTTTTGTGGGCGCAATTCTAGGCCAACAATGATACTAGAGGCAGTCGCTGGGTACGATTTGTGGATTTGGCATGCCTTCTTTGGAATGCCTGGTACCAACAATGATCTCAACGTGCTTCATCGGTCACCTGTGTTTGATCCGTTACGTAATGGGACGATGCCACCAGTGCACTTCACTATTAATGGGACTACTTACAATTTCGGATACTACTTAGCAGATGGCATATATCCAAATTGGCCTACCTTTGTAAAAGCTATTCGCCACACATATGAGGAGAAAAAGGTTCACTTTACAACCAAGCAAGAGAGTTGTCGAAAAGACATTGAGCGAGCTTTTGGAGTTTTGCAGGCAAGGTGGGCTGTTCTACGTGGACCTGCTTATGGTTGGGATCGTAATCACCTCGCTGAGATGATGACTGCTTGCATTattatgcacaacatgattgtcgAGGACGAAGGAGATGGTGTAGTTAATGTCGACTTCATTGGCCCCTCAGGGCCGCCTGAACCGTGCAACAATACCGGTGAGGGCCGCAACGAGTGGCTGAACAATCATATCCGCTCCGAGTTACCCAACGATCCGGACCTGGACATCACTTGTCAGGCAACATACTTGTCTTTACAGCACGACCTCATAGAACACCTCTGGGCTCGTCGAGGCGCCATGGGTTGA